A single Nisaea sp. DNA region contains:
- a CDS encoding formate/nitrite transporter family protein: MAQEKTQQETQSSAFEAHTPARIAELVETSGIGKARLPALKILLLAVLAGAFISLGAMVFTVTVTGSELGLGPTRLLGGIAFSLGLILVVVGGAELFTGNSLMVMAWVDGKVGTKGLIRNWSLVYLGNLAGAVTTAFIAWRAGVLEIGGGAVLETATRIAIGKLELSFEQSFWRGLLCNVLVCLAVWLCIAARTVSGKILAILFPISAFVAIGLEHSIANMYFLPLAAFSGIPEASLMRIAGNLLPVTLGNMVGGGVFVALIYWMIYRRP; this comes from the coding sequence ATGGCGCAGGAAAAGACTCAACAAGAAACACAATCGTCGGCTTTCGAGGCCCACACCCCGGCCCGGATCGCCGAACTTGTCGAGACATCCGGCATCGGCAAGGCTCGGCTCCCTGCCCTCAAGATCCTACTCCTCGCCGTTCTCGCGGGGGCCTTCATCTCCCTCGGAGCGATGGTCTTCACAGTCACCGTCACGGGCAGCGAACTCGGTCTAGGCCCGACCCGGCTGCTCGGCGGGATAGCCTTTTCTCTCGGCCTCATCCTGGTCGTTGTCGGCGGTGCCGAGCTTTTCACCGGGAACAGCCTGATGGTCATGGCCTGGGTCGATGGCAAGGTCGGCACGAAAGGCCTCATCCGAAACTGGAGCCTTGTCTATCTCGGCAACCTCGCCGGGGCCGTCACCACCGCCTTCATTGCCTGGCGCGCCGGCGTGCTCGAGATCGGGGGCGGCGCGGTTCTGGAAACCGCAACCCGGATCGCCATTGGAAAACTCGAACTTTCATTCGAACAATCCTTCTGGCGCGGCCTCCTGTGTAACGTTCTGGTTTGCCTCGCCGTCTGGCTCTGCATAGCGGCCCGCACAGTCTCCGGCAAAATTCTCGCCATCCTGTTCCCGATCAGCGCATTCGTCGCCATCGGCCTCGAGCATTCCATCGCCAATATGTACTTTCTGCCCCTCGCCGCTTTTTCGGGAATTCCCGAAGCAAGCCTCATGCGAATCGCAGGTAATCTGCTGCCGGTCACTCTCGGCAACATGGTCGGGGGCGGAGTATTCGTGGCCTTGATTTATTGGATGATCTACCGCCGCCCTTAG
- a CDS encoding ParB N-terminal domain-containing protein yields the protein MVIKGKVKKSIKKQIRHQGFAEVDLTLDQIQKLNLINDDRGMDRENERFWKLVRAIRDHGYASSDPLHIFYLDDSFVLVDGGHRLTAARKVAEEWLSNLFREKVHYISCLVTEGPLQDVSDNDNRSLPA from the coding sequence ATGGTCATCAAAGGTAAGGTGAAGAAATCGATCAAGAAGCAGATACGCCACCAGGGCTTTGCCGAGGTGGATCTGACGCTTGACCAGATTCAGAAACTTAACCTGATCAATGACGACCGCGGCATGGACCGGGAAAACGAACGGTTCTGGAAGCTGGTCCGCGCCATCCGGGATCACGGCTACGCATCATCCGACCCGCTCCACATCTTCTATCTCGACGACAGCTTCGTGCTTGTCGATGGCGGCCACCGTTTGACCGCCGCCCGAAAGGTGGCGGAAGAATGGCTGTCAAACCTGTTCCGGGAAAAGGTCCACTATATCAGCTGCCTGGTGACAGAAGGCCCGCTGCAGGATGTCTCGGACAACGACAACCGCTCCCTGCCTGCCTGA
- a CDS encoding NAD(P)-dependent oxidoreductase → MTVQMRVGFIGAGLMGHGMAKNLVEKGFPLTVMGNRNREPIEHLVSLGAREISTARGVAEASDLVFLCLPNSEIVGRVVLGADGILAGAHEGLIVADSTTADPGETKRIGSALREKGVAMLDTPLTMTPKEAESGTLNVLVGGPEKDLETARPAIESFAKNIFHVGPLGAAHSLKLINNFMSMSMVALFAEAVTTARKADVSIAGLHEVISAGALNNGLFQKVMDWPLKQDASGLQFAIENALKDVSYYNRVAADAGSTALIGATVQQIYALANAQGEGKTHVPKLMDVMGRLNGL, encoded by the coding sequence ATGACCGTGCAAATGCGGGTGGGGTTCATAGGGGCCGGGCTGATGGGCCATGGCATGGCCAAAAATCTGGTCGAGAAGGGCTTCCCCCTGACGGTCATGGGTAACAGGAATCGCGAGCCAATCGAGCATCTGGTCTCTCTTGGGGCCCGGGAAATTTCCACGGCGCGCGGGGTCGCCGAAGCCTCGGACCTGGTCTTTCTCTGTCTGCCGAATTCCGAAATTGTGGGGCGCGTTGTCCTTGGCGCTGACGGAATCCTGGCCGGGGCTCATGAGGGCCTGATCGTCGCCGATTCCACGACTGCCGATCCGGGCGAGACGAAGCGGATCGGATCGGCGCTCCGGGAGAAGGGCGTTGCCATGCTGGACACGCCGCTGACGATGACTCCCAAGGAAGCGGAGAGCGGCACCCTGAACGTGCTGGTCGGCGGTCCGGAGAAAGATCTTGAGACGGCGCGTCCGGCCATCGAGAGCTTTGCAAAGAACATCTTCCATGTCGGCCCGCTTGGGGCGGCGCACAGCCTGAAACTGATCAACAATTTCATGTCCATGAGCATGGTCGCACTCTTCGCGGAAGCCGTCACCACGGCGCGGAAGGCCGATGTCAGCATCGCAGGATTGCACGAGGTGATCTCTGCTGGCGCACTCAATAACGGGCTTTTCCAGAAGGTCATGGACTGGCCGTTGAAGCAGGATGCGAGCGGGCTTCAGTTCGCAATCGAGAACGCTCTGAAAGATGTCTCCTATTACAACCGGGTCGCGGCGGATGCAGGCTCGACGGCACTGATCGGCGCGACCGTTCAGCAGATCTACGCGCTGGCCAATGCCCAGGGCGAGGGCAAGACCCATGTGCCCAAGCTGATGGATGTCATGGGCAGGCTGAACGGCCTTTAA
- a CDS encoding TRAP transporter permease, translating into MAEFDVKTAEELERKYDSGLQTRTQTPLMEWFIYLFSIFFAGYHYVTAGFGTPIDYWHMGFHMSGVILLVFICYPIIKSDRLMTIQAPAWWRPGTVPLWDWLFIAVGIACSLYIGVTWYGVDVEFFGIQLHLVEQVMRQGDPADIDIVFGTALIVVLLEAVRRTLGMVVPIIIGIFTCYAIFGPYMPLQILMHPGISWAQYINNMYFPAEGIFGVTLWIVSTVVFHFVLFGVLAQRMGLGQFFVDIAAVMAGRYTGGLAKVSVVSSAFFGTISGSSIANTVSTGSLTIPNMKRMGYPGHLAGGVEAASSAGGQITPPIMGAAAFVMAEFLEVPYTTIVVAAIVPALMHYIGVLSIVHFQAKRLGLKGMPAEEIPNLFRVLRRGWPTVLPLAVLIYVLFSGYSPNMAAFWGITTALTVGLLNPMHRIGFRDIFDAAVLGVKYALAVGAVCAAIGIIVGVVNSTGLGFRLGFMVANSAREIAEGVLPLIDWFPLASFTTDGVTLLISLILIAITCILMGAGLPTTALYIMLATVAQPALGNLGVPPLAAHLFVLYYGVISEITPPVCASAYAAAGIAGANPFKTGVSAFTLGIAKLLVPMVFVYSPAMLIVIDSYFTWEAFLVTSITCGVGVFMLATSVAAYFLAPMPGIARAAMALAGILLVAPGVSSDLYAAAFAAPVLLQQIFAMRRNKAAALLEAET; encoded by the coding sequence ATGGCCGAATTCGACGTCAAAACCGCCGAAGAGCTTGAACGTAAATATGATTCCGGTCTGCAGACACGGACGCAAACGCCACTCATGGAGTGGTTCATTTACCTTTTTTCGATTTTCTTCGCGGGATATCACTACGTCACGGCGGGCTTTGGCACGCCAATCGACTACTGGCACATGGGTTTCCACATGTCCGGGGTCATCCTGCTGGTTTTCATTTGCTACCCGATCATTAAATCCGACCGCCTGATGACAATTCAGGCGCCTGCCTGGTGGCGGCCGGGCACGGTGCCGCTCTGGGACTGGCTTTTCATCGCCGTCGGCATCGCCTGCTCGCTCTATATCGGGGTGACCTGGTATGGCGTCGATGTCGAGTTCTTCGGCATCCAGCTGCATCTTGTTGAACAGGTCATGCGCCAGGGCGATCCGGCGGATATCGACATTGTCTTCGGCACGGCGCTGATCGTCGTCCTGCTTGAGGCCGTGCGCCGGACTTTGGGCATGGTCGTTCCGATCATCATCGGTATCTTTACCTGCTATGCCATCTTCGGTCCCTACATGCCGTTGCAGATCCTGATGCATCCCGGCATTTCCTGGGCCCAGTACATCAACAACATGTATTTCCCGGCCGAAGGCATCTTCGGCGTGACCCTTTGGATCGTCTCGACCGTCGTCTTCCATTTCGTGCTGTTCGGCGTGCTCGCCCAGCGCATGGGCCTCGGTCAGTTCTTCGTCGATATCGCTGCTGTGATGGCGGGGCGCTACACGGGCGGTCTCGCCAAGGTGAGCGTCGTGTCCTCGGCTTTCTTCGGCACCATTTCCGGCTCCTCAATCGCGAACACGGTCTCGACAGGTTCGCTGACCATTCCGAACATGAAGCGGATGGGCTATCCGGGGCATCTGGCGGGCGGTGTCGAGGCGGCGTCCAGTGCCGGCGGCCAGATAACGCCGCCGATCATGGGGGCCGCGGCCTTCGTCATGGCCGAGTTTCTCGAGGTTCCGTACACGACGATCGTCGTCGCGGCGATCGTGCCGGCGCTGATGCATTACATCGGCGTGCTCTCGATCGTACATTTCCAGGCCAAGCGGCTCGGCCTCAAGGGCATGCCGGCCGAAGAAATTCCGAACCTCTTCAGAGTCCTGCGCCGCGGTTGGCCGACTGTTCTGCCGCTCGCGGTTCTGATCTATGTGCTGTTCAGCGGGTATTCGCCGAACATGGCCGCCTTCTGGGGAATTACCACGGCCCTTACCGTCGGCCTGCTCAACCCGATGCACCGCATCGGTTTCCGGGACATTTTCGACGCGGCGGTGCTGGGCGTGAAATACGCGCTCGCCGTCGGTGCGGTCTGTGCCGCCATCGGCATTATTGTCGGTGTGGTGAATTCAACCGGACTCGGGTTCCGGCTCGGTTTCATGGTCGCGAACAGTGCCCGTGAAATTGCCGAGGGCGTTCTGCCCTTGATCGACTGGTTCCCGCTGGCCTCGTTCACCACGGACGGCGTAACGCTGCTGATTTCGCTCATTCTGATCGCCATCACCTGCATCCTGATGGGGGCGGGCCTGCCAACCACAGCGCTCTACATCATGCTTGCCACAGTTGCTCAACCGGCACTTGGCAATCTCGGTGTGCCCCCACTCGCAGCGCATCTGTTCGTGCTCTATTACGGCGTGATTTCCGAGATTACCCCGCCGGTCTGCGCCTCGGCCTATGCGGCGGCCGGGATCGCGGGCGCCAACCCGTTCAAGACCGGTGTCTCGGCCTTCACCCTGGGTATCGCCAAGTTGCTGGTTCCGATGGTGTTCGTCTATTCGCCGGCAATGCTGATCGTGATCGACTCGTACTTCACCTGGGAGGCTTTCCTGGTGACGTCGATCACCTGCGGGGTCGGTGTCTTCATGTTGGCAACGTCCGTCGCGGCTTACTTCCTGGCCCCGATGCCGGGGATCGCCCGCGCGGCCATGGCCCTGGCGGGAATTCTGTTGGTGGCCCCGGGAGTGAGCAGCGATCTTTACGCGGCCGCCTTTGCGGCGCCGGTTCTGTTGCAGCAGATATTCGCGATGCGGCGGAACAAGGCCGCTGCACTTCTGGAAGCGGAAACCTGA
- a CDS encoding TAXI family TRAP transporter solute-binding subunit, which yields MKFRIRAFVAAFIAIVGIAGIIAPSYAQDMKFWRIGTGGAGGTYYPIGGLIANAISNPPGSRACDKGGSCGVPGLVAIAVSTNASVANVNAIDAGQLDAGLAGAQSVTQGFNGEGKFVGAKKSNIRMIANLYPEDMHLVLPKGTKLGSLKDLAGKKVGVAAAGSGTQVSVRMILKHYDIKADELELNLGQSTQRLADGQIDAFFYAGGTPFAALIQLGSTKGFELYTFSEEERKEINSIIPYYVESLIPAGTYQNITYDVPTVAVSGQLITGVNQPEELVYEITKALWNKNTRKLLDKGHAKGKQIVLETALKGVLIPVHPGAEKFYKEVGLIK from the coding sequence ATGAAGTTTCGAATTAGGGCGTTTGTTGCCGCCTTTATCGCCATCGTAGGGATTGCGGGCATTATCGCTCCGTCCTACGCCCAAGACATGAAGTTCTGGCGGATCGGTACCGGTGGCGCCGGCGGCACCTACTATCCGATCGGTGGCCTGATCGCGAACGCGATTTCCAACCCGCCAGGCTCGCGCGCCTGCGACAAGGGCGGAAGCTGCGGCGTCCCGGGCCTGGTCGCCATTGCGGTTTCTACCAATGCGTCCGTTGCCAATGTGAACGCCATCGATGCAGGCCAGCTTGATGCCGGTCTTGCCGGCGCTCAGAGCGTGACCCAGGGCTTTAACGGCGAAGGCAAGTTTGTCGGGGCCAAAAAAAGCAATATCCGGATGATCGCCAATCTCTATCCGGAAGACATGCACCTCGTGCTGCCGAAAGGCACAAAGCTGGGCAGCCTTAAGGATCTGGCCGGAAAGAAGGTCGGTGTCGCGGCCGCCGGTTCGGGAACCCAGGTTTCCGTGCGGATGATCCTCAAGCACTACGATATCAAGGCTGACGAGCTTGAACTGAACCTGGGCCAGAGCACCCAGCGTCTGGCCGACGGTCAGATCGATGCCTTCTTCTATGCAGGCGGCACCCCGTTTGCGGCGCTGATCCAGCTTGGCTCGACCAAAGGCTTCGAGCTCTACACCTTCTCAGAGGAAGAGCGCAAAGAGATCAACTCGATCATCCCTTATTATGTCGAGTCCCTGATCCCGGCCGGTACCTACCAGAACATCACCTACGATGTGCCGACCGTTGCCGTCAGCGGCCAGCTGATCACCGGCGTTAATCAGCCTGAAGAGCTGGTGTACGAGATCACCAAGGCTCTGTGGAACAAGAACACCCGCAAGCTGCTCGACAAGGGCCATGCCAAGGGCAAACAGATCGTGCTTGAAACCGCCCTCAAGGGCGTCCTGATCCCGGTCCATCCGGGCGCAGAGAAGTTCTACAAGGAAGTCGGCCTTATCAAATAA